The following are from one region of the Paenibacillus sp. JZ16 genome:
- a CDS encoding DUF2243 domain-containing protein, with translation MKSTKSKEHQLQRRRYSARNLWAGILFGLGLVGFIDEVVFHQLLHWHHFYDKSTSDIGLVSDGLFHAFSWFATIGSSFMLADLHRRNAFWLKRWIGGILLGGGAFQLYDGIIQHKWMRLHQIRYNVDIRPYDWIWNLIAAGMIIVGVILIVRTQNRALSREA, from the coding sequence ATGAAGTCAACAAAATCCAAAGAACACCAATTACAGCGCAGACGTTACTCCGCACGTAATTTATGGGCCGGCATCTTATTCGGATTAGGTCTAGTCGGTTTTATCGATGAGGTTGTGTTTCATCAATTGCTGCATTGGCATCATTTCTATGATAAATCTACAAGCGATATCGGTCTTGTCTCCGATGGACTGTTTCACGCTTTCAGCTGGTTCGCCACCATCGGATCCTCGTTCATGCTTGCCGATCTTCACCGCCGAAATGCGTTCTGGCTGAAACGGTGGATTGGAGGTATCCTGCTTGGAGGCGGCGCCTTCCAGCTGTATGACGGCATCATTCAGCATAAATGGATGCGTCTGCACCAGATTCGTTATAACGTCGATATCCGTCCCTACGATTGGATCTGGAACCTGATTGCTGCGGGCATGATCATAGTGGGTGTGATTCTCATCGTGCGAACTCAAAACCGTGCTCTTTCCAGGGAGGCCTGA
- a CDS encoding cytochrome P450 family protein: protein MTNANESLKNVLFTKEFTHNPYPVYEKLRQSDPILNLQFPDGRFGWLISNYEQAVEALKDGRLSKDVAKAMGQEQTSVFSTNMLFSDPPDHKRLRGLVQKGFTPQRIADMRGHIQEIADNLLDAVSSRDTINLIDDYAFKLPIIVISEILGVPTEDQDKFRVWSNSIIGASNQELNEQVVQHMNEFIAYLKDWFPKVREQPGDDLISQLVIAENQGDRLSEQELYGVVTLMIIAGHETTVNLIGNGVLALLEHPEQRKLLQEQPELIHGAIEEMLRYNGPVEFSTSRWAAEDMDFHGVHMKKGDLVVIALNSANRDASQFENPDIFDITREKSQHLAFGKGIHLCLGAPLARLEGEIAINTLLRRYPHFELQRDIDELEWRPGMIVRGVKEIPISLHA, encoded by the coding sequence ATGACAAATGCGAACGAATCTCTGAAAAATGTATTGTTTACGAAGGAATTTACCCATAACCCTTATCCGGTATACGAGAAATTGAGGCAGAGCGATCCCATTCTGAATCTGCAATTTCCCGATGGACGTTTCGGATGGCTGATCAGCAATTACGAGCAAGCTGTTGAAGCGCTCAAGGATGGCCGACTTAGCAAAGACGTTGCTAAAGCAATGGGTCAGGAACAGACCAGCGTATTCAGCACCAACATGCTGTTCTCCGATCCACCGGATCACAAACGGCTTCGCGGTTTGGTTCAAAAGGGCTTTACGCCACAGAGAATCGCAGATATGCGAGGCCATATCCAAGAGATCGCGGACAACCTGCTGGATGCTGTCTCCTCCAGAGACACCATAAATCTCATTGACGATTATGCCTTTAAACTTCCCATTATCGTAATAAGTGAAATCCTTGGCGTGCCTACGGAGGATCAGGACAAGTTCCGGGTATGGTCCAACTCCATCATCGGCGCCTCCAACCAGGAATTGAACGAGCAAGTGGTCCAGCATATGAATGAATTTATCGCTTATTTGAAGGATTGGTTCCCGAAGGTTCGCGAACAACCGGGCGATGATTTGATCAGTCAGCTTGTGATTGCCGAGAATCAGGGTGATCGCTTATCCGAACAGGAGTTATATGGCGTCGTCACCCTGATGATCATAGCCGGTCATGAAACGACGGTGAACCTGATCGGCAATGGCGTGCTTGCGTTATTGGAGCATCCGGAGCAGCGCAAGCTTCTGCAGGAACAACCCGAACTCATTCATGGCGCAATTGAGGAAATGCTTCGCTACAACGGTCCCGTTGAATTCAGTACATCCCGCTGGGCAGCGGAGGATATGGATTTTCATGGCGTTCACATGAAAAAAGGCGACTTGGTTGTCATCGCTTTGAACTCCGCAAATCGGGATGCCTCACAATTCGAGAATCCGGATATCTTTGATATTACCCGGGAGAAAAGCCAGCATTTAGCCTTCGGCAAAGGAATTCATCTCTGCCTGGGAGCCCCGCTCGCCAGACTGGAGGGTGAAATCGCAATCAACACGCTGCTCCGCCGCTACCCCCATTTTGAGCTTCAACGGGACATCGATGAGCTTGAATGGAGACCGGGTATGATTGTTCGCGGTGTAAAGGAGATTCCGATTTCACTTCATGCCTGA
- a CDS encoding helix-turn-helix domain-containing protein: MKSVSGEKAALLVRFFIPYAVILVGSLLVGWFAYGKTAELIESETVRTTSAALQQIQEALDQRFAEIENLARQMSSESKVLSFQFEKEPFAGTGPYRLWDLEKSLFNYKLFNHFIVDYYIAYRNSNMIVSPRKVYTVDQYYRMQLHYDDQPLSEWKQALFGQYHYKTYAPGHSVVYEGKPYSVVSYMQSFGNKRSSGVVTVLINNMQIQDMLRKVDPEQEGFAYIADQNGNLISSIGLKEPDVLKALPKKGGYSHIRLGGQEMLVTQSTSQYNGWSYVSAQPKSVVLQKVNYIKQLTLAIFITALLLGLGIAGYLAYRSSRPFLKILQLLPSSRRDVKHAIARNAVDYIGHSVSELIESHHTLKERLEEQIPMLRNVVVDRLLKGGFTSMQEIDAAMEHAQVQLRGSHHAVALLHIRGYQEPFMEEMLMELDIVKINIRDRIQSLCGEEVLLHDFGENQLVLILSGTAADNADFTTRMRAYIQGIYEHLSAIPDTGLYIAVGECQSSIAELYRSYGEARFVLHHAGWSEKTPILFHAEMETPPFTYYYPADEEMRLIQLVKAGNLDETKQLLLQIKEKNRSERQLPMAVEKLLAQELSGTLMKCCEQTGDDGSGRTEEMDAVIRALHPVMSPAEAMNILHTAFIRLCRKNEERKKSHNDHLTNRLLTYIKGHFWESDLSLTALARETRTSEAYVSYFFKEQTGLNFSDYLEQLRMDEAKRELSSGDRPVSDIAASVGYLSLNTFSRAFKRVNGISATEYRRLQREGEHA, translated from the coding sequence GTGAAATCCGTTTCCGGGGAGAAGGCAGCGCTGCTGGTTCGATTTTTTATACCGTATGCTGTCATTTTGGTGGGCTCCCTATTGGTTGGATGGTTTGCTTATGGGAAGACCGCAGAGCTTATCGAAAGCGAGACGGTGAGAACCACCTCCGCAGCTCTGCAGCAAATCCAGGAAGCGCTGGATCAGAGATTTGCTGAAATCGAGAACCTTGCACGGCAGATGTCGAGCGAATCGAAGGTGCTCTCTTTTCAATTTGAGAAAGAACCGTTTGCCGGTACGGGTCCCTATCGTCTATGGGATTTGGAAAAGAGTTTGTTTAATTACAAATTGTTCAATCACTTCATTGTGGATTATTACATCGCTTACAGAAACAGCAACATGATCGTATCACCTCGCAAGGTGTATACGGTGGACCAGTATTATCGAATGCAGCTGCACTATGACGACCAGCCATTAAGCGAGTGGAAGCAAGCCTTGTTTGGGCAGTATCATTATAAAACGTATGCCCCGGGCCATTCGGTTGTATATGAAGGGAAACCTTACTCGGTTGTCAGCTACATGCAATCGTTCGGGAATAAAAGGAGTAGCGGAGTGGTCACTGTACTGATTAATAATATGCAGATCCAGGACATGCTTCGTAAAGTCGATCCAGAACAAGAGGGTTTTGCCTACATTGCAGATCAGAACGGCAACCTGATCAGCTCCATTGGTTTGAAAGAACCGGATGTATTGAAAGCGCTTCCTAAAAAAGGAGGCTACTCCCATATTCGATTAGGTGGTCAAGAAATGCTGGTGACGCAATCCACGTCCCAATACAATGGCTGGAGCTATGTATCTGCCCAACCGAAATCCGTGGTTCTGCAAAAGGTAAATTATATCAAACAGCTGACATTGGCGATCTTTATCACGGCTCTTCTCCTAGGGCTTGGCATAGCCGGCTATCTCGCGTATCGAAGCAGCAGGCCATTCCTGAAGATTCTCCAGCTTCTACCCTCATCGCGCCGGGATGTAAAACATGCTATTGCTCGTAACGCTGTCGATTATATCGGTCATTCCGTGTCCGAGCTGATCGAAAGCCATCATACGCTGAAGGAGCGGTTGGAAGAGCAGATCCCGATGCTGCGAAATGTCGTAGTTGACAGGCTTCTGAAGGGAGGTTTCACCTCGATGCAGGAGATCGACGCTGCCATGGAACATGCACAAGTCCAACTTCGGGGCTCTCACCATGCGGTTGCCCTGCTTCATATTCGGGGATACCAGGAGCCGTTTATGGAAGAGATGCTGATGGAACTTGATATTGTAAAAATCAACATCCGCGACCGGATTCAATCGTTATGCGGGGAGGAAGTGCTGCTGCATGATTTTGGTGAAAACCAGTTGGTCCTGATCCTGTCCGGAACGGCGGCAGACAACGCGGATTTTACGACAAGGATGCGAGCATATATACAGGGAATTTATGAGCATTTGAGCGCAATCCCGGATACGGGCTTGTATATAGCTGTAGGTGAATGCCAGTCCAGCATTGCTGAGTTATACCGTTCTTACGGAGAAGCCAGGTTTGTGCTTCATCACGCTGGATGGAGCGAGAAGACGCCTATCTTATTTCATGCTGAAATGGAAACGCCGCCCTTCACCTATTATTATCCGGCCGATGAAGAGATGAGATTGATTCAGCTTGTAAAAGCAGGCAATCTGGATGAGACCAAGCAGCTCTTATTGCAGATCAAGGAGAAGAATAGATCGGAGCGGCAATTGCCGATGGCTGTGGAGAAGCTCCTTGCTCAGGAGCTTAGCGGTACCCTGATGAAATGCTGCGAACAGACAGGAGATGATGGAAGCGGCAGAACGGAGGAAATGGATGCCGTCATCAGAGCTCTACATCCGGTGATGTCCCCGGCGGAAGCCATGAATATTCTCCATACCGCTTTCATTCGGCTCTGTCGGAAGAACGAAGAGAGGAAGAAGAGTCACAATGATCATTTAACGAACCGACTGCTAACCTATATCAAGGGACACTTTTGGGAAAGTGATCTCAGTTTGACCGCGCTTGCCCGGGAAACGCGCACCTCCGAAGCCTATGTATCTTACTTTTTTAAGGAGCAAACAGGCTTGAATTTCTCGGATTACCTGGAGCAGCTCCGAATGGATGAGGCGAAGCGGGAATTGTCGTCTGGCGATAGGCCGGTAAGCGACATCGCTGCTTCTGTTGGCTATCTCTCACTCAATACCTTCAGCCGTGCGTTCAAACGAGTAAATGGCATTAGTGCTACCGAGTATAGACGCCTTCAACGTGAAGGAGAACATGCTTAA
- a CDS encoding ABC transporter permease, producing the protein MYALFLLPLLYIIIFKYVPMYGAQIAFKEFNVTKGINGSPWVGFAQFERFFQSHEFWRLLKNTFSISLYTLIASFPFPIMLALGLNYVRNRRFKNTVQMVTYAPYFISLVVLVGLILQFMDPRTGLINTMLGWIGIGPFHFMAEASWFQSIYVWSHIWQNVGFSCIIFLATLSGIDPALHEAAVMDGATKMQRMRHIDLPGIMPIAMILLILNTGQMLETGFEKILLMQNALNLRSSEVIDTYVYKVGLVSQAMNFSYATAIGLFKAIIGFVLLLIVNQTAKKLKQESLW; encoded by the coding sequence TTGTATGCGCTTTTTTTACTTCCGCTGCTGTACATCATTATTTTCAAGTATGTGCCGATGTACGGAGCGCAAATTGCGTTTAAAGAGTTCAACGTCACGAAGGGGATCAACGGAAGTCCATGGGTAGGATTTGCCCAGTTCGAACGTTTCTTTCAATCGCATGAATTCTGGCGATTGCTGAAGAATACGTTCTCCATCAGCTTGTATACACTGATCGCCAGTTTTCCGTTTCCCATTATGCTGGCGCTTGGACTGAATTATGTAAGGAACCGGCGATTCAAGAATACCGTCCAGATGGTTACATACGCGCCGTATTTCATCTCTCTGGTCGTGCTGGTGGGCTTGATTCTGCAGTTTATGGATCCCAGAACGGGACTCATCAATACGATGCTCGGCTGGATCGGCATCGGTCCGTTTCACTTCATGGCGGAGGCGTCCTGGTTTCAGTCGATCTATGTGTGGTCCCATATCTGGCAGAATGTCGGGTTTTCCTGCATCATTTTTTTGGCAACGCTTTCAGGTATTGATCCGGCACTTCATGAAGCAGCCGTCATGGATGGGGCTACGAAAATGCAGCGGATGCGCCACATTGACCTTCCGGGCATTATGCCCATCGCCATGATTTTGCTCATTCTGAATACGGGGCAAATGCTGGAGACCGGCTTCGAGAAAATTCTGTTAATGCAGAACGCACTGAATTTGCGTTCATCCGAAGTCATTGACACGTATGTGTACAAGGTGGGATTGGTATCCCAAGCGATGAATTTCTCATATGCCACGGCGATTGGATTGTTTAAAGCGATCATCGGTTTCGTGCTGCTGTTGATCGTAAATCAAACGGCCAAAAAGCTGAAGCAGGAGAGTCTATGGTAA
- a CDS encoding carbohydrate ABC transporter permease, with the protein MQSPAMKESGSDRVFTVVNYAMLSIFLIVVLYPLIYVVSASFSSSSAVLSGKVWLWPVEPTLEGYRAVFKNTMVAKGFMNTLFYTLAGTVINLILSVMAAYPLSRKDFRGRSVFMLLFVFTMLFNGGLIPTYLLVKDLGMIDTIWSMLIPGALSVWNVIIMRTYFQTTIPQELLEASQLDGCTDFRFLWRIVLPLSGPILAVIALFYAVGHWNQYFNAMIYLKSADLYPLQLVLRDILVQNEVNIEMLGDAKTAAARQGLRELLKYSLIVVTSVPLLIVYPFLQKFFVKGVMIGSLKG; encoded by the coding sequence ATGCAATCACCTGCCATGAAGGAATCCGGCTCGGATCGCGTTTTTACGGTGGTCAACTACGCGATGTTATCCATTTTCCTAATCGTTGTGTTATACCCGCTCATTTATGTAGTCAGCGCCTCATTCAGTTCCAGCAGTGCGGTTTTGTCAGGAAAGGTATGGCTGTGGCCCGTCGAACCGACGCTCGAAGGCTACCGTGCGGTATTCAAAAATACGATGGTTGCCAAAGGCTTCATGAACACACTGTTCTATACGCTGGCAGGCACTGTGATCAATCTCATTCTGTCCGTCATGGCGGCGTACCCGTTATCACGCAAAGATTTTCGGGGCCGCAGCGTGTTCATGCTGTTGTTCGTGTTCACGATGCTGTTTAATGGGGGGCTGATCCCAACCTATCTGCTGGTGAAGGACCTCGGCATGATTGACACGATATGGTCGATGCTGATCCCGGGGGCGCTGTCGGTGTGGAATGTCATCATCATGCGCACGTATTTCCAGACGACCATCCCACAGGAACTGCTGGAGGCTTCCCAGCTGGACGGCTGTACCGATTTTCGCTTCCTGTGGCGCATCGTACTGCCGCTTTCGGGTCCCATCTTGGCCGTTATTGCTTTGTTCTATGCCGTTGGACACTGGAATCAATATTTCAACGCTATGATCTATTTAAAGAGCGCGGATTTGTACCCGCTCCAGCTTGTGCTTCGCGATATTCTGGTTCAGAACGAGGTGAATATCGAAATGCTCGGCGACGCCAAAACCGCTGCGGCCCGGCAAGGGCTGCGGGAGCTGTTGAAATATTCGCTGATCGTCGTGACCTCGGTTCCGCTGTTGATCGTATATCCGTTTTTGCAGAAGTTTTTTGTTAAAGGAGTCATGATCGGTTCGTTAAAGGGATAA
- a CDS encoding ABC transporter substrate-binding protein yields MRKRTRVIMGAFTAFSILLAGCTGSQSPKGSDEAPNAGTEPIALSEPGTYPLVQEKTTLKVMVRGNPLVENFETNDFTKWYEEKTNVHIEWEVVPEQSIQEKLNLVLASEDYPDVIMGLNISPAQQMIYGSQGAFLPLNDLIEKQGTNTKKMFQDNPEIQSAITALDGNIYALPEVNECYHCSMSQKMWIYEPWLKKLNLKMPETTDELYEVLKAFKEQDPNGNGMQDEIPLSISPKSWSSSIDAFLLNSFIYNPVYGSSYKHIFIKDDKLDVAFNKPEWREGLRYMNKLYAEGLLAPESFTQDDNQLIQIGENPDTVLLGASTGGHQGIFTQLLGESGRWLEYKTVPPLKGPNGVRYAALDSTGMNPGAFVITKKAKHPELALRWADGLYEREHTLRSVYGRPDQEWREAKDGEVGINGEPAVWSELKSYGTVQNIAWIQTGPSLRTNDFRLSAVAKGDDDLEVVLYNETKNKYEPHKPTDVSTVPPLFLTNEQASEVADLSKTINDYVDEMMARFVIGDADLDKDWDGYVQQLEAMNVARYLEIYQEAYDGRSK; encoded by the coding sequence ATGAGAAAAAGAACGCGAGTTATTATGGGTGCTTTCACCGCATTCAGCATCCTTCTTGCAGGCTGTACGGGTTCACAGAGCCCGAAGGGCTCGGATGAGGCGCCAAATGCCGGTACCGAGCCAATCGCCTTATCCGAACCGGGGACCTATCCGCTGGTTCAAGAGAAAACCACTTTAAAGGTGATGGTGCGGGGAAATCCGCTGGTTGAGAATTTTGAAACGAATGATTTCACCAAGTGGTACGAAGAAAAAACGAATGTGCACATCGAATGGGAGGTCGTTCCGGAGCAGAGCATACAGGAGAAATTGAATCTTGTTCTTGCCAGCGAGGATTATCCCGACGTCATTATGGGTTTAAATATATCGCCGGCGCAGCAGATGATATACGGCTCGCAGGGTGCCTTTCTTCCGTTGAATGACTTGATTGAGAAGCAGGGGACGAATACGAAGAAAATGTTCCAGGACAATCCGGAGATCCAATCCGCGATCACGGCGCTGGACGGTAACATCTATGCGCTTCCGGAAGTGAATGAATGTTATCACTGTTCCATGAGCCAGAAAATGTGGATTTATGAGCCTTGGCTGAAAAAACTCAATCTGAAGATGCCGGAAACCACGGATGAGCTGTACGAGGTGCTGAAAGCTTTCAAAGAGCAAGATCCGAACGGAAATGGCATGCAGGACGAAATTCCTTTGTCGATTTCTCCGAAATCCTGGAGCTCCTCCATCGATGCGTTCCTATTAAATTCATTCATCTATAATCCGGTTTACGGCTCGAGTTATAAGCATATATTCATAAAAGACGACAAGCTTGACGTTGCCTTTAACAAACCGGAGTGGAGGGAAGGCTTGCGGTATATGAATAAGCTGTACGCTGAGGGGCTCCTCGCTCCGGAGTCGTTCACGCAGGATGATAATCAATTGATACAGATCGGCGAGAATCCCGATACCGTGCTTCTTGGCGCTTCAACAGGCGGCCACCAGGGTATATTTACCCAACTCCTCGGCGAAAGCGGAAGATGGTTGGAATATAAGACCGTGCCGCCGCTCAAGGGACCGAATGGAGTTCGATACGCTGCTCTAGATTCCACCGGAATGAATCCGGGTGCATTTGTCATCACGAAGAAGGCGAAGCATCCTGAGCTCGCCTTGCGTTGGGCGGATGGCCTGTACGAGCGGGAGCATACGCTGCGAAGCGTGTATGGCCGCCCGGACCAGGAATGGCGTGAAGCGAAGGACGGAGAGGTCGGCATCAACGGGGAGCCTGCGGTCTGGTCTGAGCTAAAGTCTTACGGCACGGTGCAGAATATCGCCTGGATTCAAACCGGCCCGAGCTTGCGGACGAATGATTTCCGTCTGAGCGCCGTTGCCAAAGGGGACGACGATCTGGAAGTCGTTTTGTACAATGAGACGAAGAATAAATACGAACCTCACAAACCTACCGATGTCAGCACCGTGCCGCCGTTATTTCTGACCAACGAGCAGGCGTCCGAGGTTGCGGATCTGTCCAAAACGATCAATGATTACGTTGATGAAATGATGGCCCGCTTCGTGATTGGCGATGCCGATCTGGATAAGGACTGGGATGGCTACGTTCAGCAATTGGAGGCCATGAATGTAGCCCGCTATCTGGAAATTTACCAGGAAGCGTATGATGGAAGAAGCAAATAA
- a CDS encoding sugar phosphate isomerase/epimerase family protein, translating to MRVGVSTYSLLPAIRAGEMTVLDVVEWIAENGGQHMEIVPYGFTLEDNPELTDAVRERAAEVGIALSNYSMPANFVQESRNDFDSEVERIKRHVDTVNRLGMKHMRHDVTAFTLPPEKMGIDYVETHLDRIVEGCRLIADYAAGYGITTTIENHGVSVQASDRVQRVLQAVDRPNFKTTLDIGNFLCVDEQPLVGVNRNLPLASLIHVKDFYYRPFDQDPGGGKWFRTSHGNYLRGSIFGQGDIDVRQILRLIKNEGYDGDITLEFEGMEECREGTRLGLDNLKRLWDEA from the coding sequence ATGAGGGTTGGTGTGAGCACCTACAGCTTGCTGCCGGCTATTCGTGCAGGCGAGATGACGGTGCTGGATGTTGTGGAATGGATAGCCGAGAACGGCGGACAGCACATGGAGATCGTACCCTATGGATTTACGCTGGAGGACAATCCCGAGCTTACTGACGCAGTGCGTGAGCGGGCGGCGGAAGTCGGCATCGCGTTGTCCAATTATTCCATGCCCGCTAATTTCGTCCAGGAGAGCCGGAACGACTTTGATTCGGAGGTGGAACGAATCAAGCGACATGTGGATACGGTCAACCGGCTGGGAATGAAGCATATGCGTCATGACGTGACAGCTTTCACGCTGCCGCCTGAGAAGATGGGCATTGATTATGTGGAAACCCATCTGGATAGGATTGTAGAAGGGTGTCGTCTTATTGCAGATTACGCAGCCGGGTACGGTATTACGACTACGATCGAGAACCATGGCGTGAGCGTACAGGCGAGCGACCGTGTACAGCGTGTGCTTCAGGCGGTCGACCGACCGAACTTCAAGACAACTCTGGATATCGGGAACTTTCTATGCGTTGACGAGCAGCCGCTGGTTGGCGTGAATCGCAACCTGCCGCTGGCCTCGCTCATCCATGTGAAAGACTTCTATTATCGTCCGTTTGATCAGGACCCGGGTGGGGGGAAATGGTTCAGAACATCCCATGGCAATTACCTCCGAGGCTCGATCTTCGGCCAAGGTGATATCGATGTTCGCCAGATTCTGCGTCTCATTAAGAACGAGGGTTATGACGGAGACATTACGCTGGAATTCGAGGGTATGGAAGAATGCCGGGAAGGAACCCGGCTGGGTCTAGACAATCTGAAGCGGTTATGGGACGAAGCGTAG
- a CDS encoding RrF2 family transcriptional regulator produces MHMKTGVEQSVYALVLLNMLPDKAVLPGEAISQQLGTSATYFQKLLRKLVTADIITSVPGIKGGFRLKKKPEDIRVYDVYLAVEGQQSLYSSHGILVDMLDLEKEESCCLLSDLMKEAESSWKAVLKRETIASLTEEMRGERFKDKVAALEEWINNKMVI; encoded by the coding sequence ATGCATATGAAAACCGGCGTGGAACAGTCGGTGTACGCCCTGGTTCTGCTGAATATGCTGCCGGACAAGGCCGTGCTGCCCGGGGAAGCGATCAGCCAACAGCTGGGGACATCGGCAACCTATTTTCAGAAACTGTTAAGGAAGCTGGTAACAGCAGACATCATCACGTCTGTTCCCGGTATCAAGGGTGGTTTTAGATTAAAGAAGAAACCCGAGGATATCCGTGTATACGACGTATACCTCGCGGTAGAAGGGCAGCAATCCCTCTATTCATCCCACGGAATACTGGTAGACATGCTGGACTTGGAAAAGGAAGAAAGCTGCTGCCTGTTATCCGATTTAATGAAAGAAGCAGAGTCATCCTGGAAGGCTGTATTAAAGCGAGAGACCATCGCTTCGCTGACGGAGGAGATGCGCGGTGAGCGCTTTAAGG